Genomic window (Pseudostreptobacillus hongkongensis):
GGGTGAATTTCAAGAAAAATATTCATATTTAATAAATATAGCAAAAAGAATAGAAAATAAGGTAAAAAATATGTCCACTCATGCAGCTGGAGTTATAATAACTAAAAAAGATATGAGGGAAAATTTACCTTTAGTTTATGATGATTATACTAAAGATTATCAAATACAATATGAGGCAAATATACTTGAAAAATTAGGGTATTTAAAAATGGATATTTTAGGACTTAAGAATTTAAATATAGTTAAGTCTACAGTGAAAAAACTTGGACTTGATATAGATGTGTATAACTTGCCTTATGAAAAAGAAGCTTTTGATTTGATGAATAAAGGGAATGTTTTAGGTATATTTCAAAGTGAATCAACTGGTATGAGATCACTTGCAATGCAACTTAAAGTTAATAGTATAGATGATATTGCACTACTTTTAGCACTTTATAGACCAGGACCTCTTGAAAGTGGATATATTCCTAATCTTATTGAAGTTAAAAATAAAGTAAAGAAAATAGAATATTTACACCCGATACTTGAGAAAGTTCTTTCACCAACTTATGGAATGCTTGTTTATCAAGAACAAGTAATGCAACTAGCTCAAGATATTTCTAATTATTCACTTGCAGAAGCTGATGAATTAAGAAAAGCCATAGGTAAGAAAAATCCTGAAATTTTAAAAATTAATAGGGAGACTTTTATAAACCGTGCTATTATACCTAAAGATATAGCATCTAAAATATATGATCTTATAGAAAAATTTGGGAATTATGGATTTAATAAAGCTCATGCTATAAGTTATGCAATAATAACTTATCAAACTTTATACTTTAAAGCTAAGTATCCTAAAGAATTTTATAGTAGTGTATTAACAACTGAATTAAAAGTTGAAAAAAAATTGATAAATGCATTTTTAGAAATGCTTAAAAAGAAAATATATTTACTTGAACCGAGTGTAAGTAAATCAGGCTTTGAATATGAGGTTGAAGGAAATAATATACGTATGCCACTTAGTGCACTTAAAGAAATGTCGGAAAAAACAGCTAAAGATATATTAAATGAAAGAAATAAAAATGGAGAATTTAAAGATATATTTGACTTTGTTTTAAGATGTAAATTTTTAAATAAGAGTAACTTAGAAGGACTTATATATTCAGGAGCATTAGATGAATTTGGATATAATAGAAAAACTCTTATAAACAATTTAGGGGACTTATCTAAGTGGGTTGATAAAAAAATTAAAATGGAAAAGGATATACATTCAGTTCTATTTTTAAATAATGAAGTCAATGTCGAAGAATATAAGTTTAAAAAGTTTGATGAATATAGTTTTAAAGAGTTAGTGGACATAGAAAAAGAATATATGAAAATATCATTAAGAACACAAAAAATACTTAATGAAAATATATATTCTAGAATATTTAATAATGATGATAAAGTATTTGTAGGATATATAGAAAAAGTAACAAATAGAGTTACAAGAAATAATGATCTTATGGCAAATATAATAATTAATAATCATAATGGTAGTGAAGAGTATATGATATTTCCAAAAGATTATATTAAATATAGTAATATTATAAATGAAGGAAGTATACATATTTTTGTACTTGGAATACTAGATGATAATAAAAAGTTCATATCTCAAGTTCATGAAACTGATAATTTAAAAAACTTTATGCTTAGTTTGAAAATTGAAGATGAAAATTTTGATAAAAGAAACGAACTTATAGACATTATTAAGAAGAATAAAGGAAATAATAGTATAAAAATATATAAAAAAGTTGATGGTAAATACTTGGTTTCAAAAATGGAAAGTAAGTATAATATAGCTATTAATGATCAAGTTTTAAAAGAATTGATAGATCTTTTAGGAGAAGAGAATATAAGAATATCTTTGAATAAGTAATATTGCTATTTATTGTAAAATAGTGTAGAATATACTAAAGTAATTATAGGAGGAAAAGTTATGTCAAATATAGGAAAGATAGAATTAGCACCTAGTGTTATAGTAGATATTGTTTTAGAAAGTATTAATGAATTAAAAGGTGTAGCTTCAGTTGCAGAAAAAGCAAGTAAATCAGAACCTATTACTTTACTTAAAAATATTGTAAATGTTGGTCATAATAGATATATTGAAGTTGAGCTTGGAGAAACTGAATGTGTTATAGATTTAGGATTAAATGTTTATTATGGTGAAAATATAGTTGAAACAGTTAGAGAATTCCAAGAACTTGTTAAGGAAAATGTTGAAAAATTAACAGGAGTTAAAGTTAAGGAAATTAATGTAAAAGTATCAAATATAATAAAAAGAAATGAAGATAAGAATACCGAGGAGGTAGAAAATGTTTAAATTTCTTAATAATTTAATTAAATTCTTGATATTTGTATGTTTAGGAGGATTAGTATACATTACTTTTTCTGATTTTTTCCTTTATACAACATATTATCAAGATTTCTTACTTGAATTTCAAAATTACCAAGATTATTTAATATACATTGGGTTTATAGCACTTGCATATATGATAATAGTTGTGTTTTCTATGATAGAAAAATTATTCAAGAAGGATAAAGTTGTAAGAAGTAAAGGTTCTAATGGAGAAGTAGAAGTAAGTCTTGATACTATAAATGATATCTCTAGAAAATTTTTAGAATCTAAGGTAGTTGTAAAAAATGCTAAAGTTGAATCAGAATCAAGAGGATCTAAGGTTAATATATACGCTAATGTAGAAACTTTTAATACAGAAAATTTAAATGAAAAAATATCAGTATTACAAAATGAGTTAAGAGAGTACATAGCTCTAATGACAGGAGTTGTGGTTAAAAATGTTAATATTAAGATAGTTAAAATAAATTCTGAAACAATAATAGAAACATCAGAATTAGATGACACACCTTTAAATAGTGTTACTGATGAAGAAATAGAATTAGATTCAGAACAAATTTAAGAGGTGGGATATATGACACAAAGAGAAATAAGAAATGAAATATTTAAATTATTATTTGAACACGAACTTATGACTACAGATTTGTTAGAAAGACATAAAGAAGTTTTAGATGGTTTAGATATTAGTAAATCAAAAAAAGAATTTTTTAATAATTATATATTAAAATTAAATGAACATAAAAAAGAAATACTTGATGAAATAAATAAAAATGTAAAAGGATGGAGTTATTCAAGCCTTGGAAATATAGAAAAAGTTATACTTCAAATGTCTTTTTATGAAATTTTAATTGAAAAAATAGGTGAAGAAATTGCTATAAATGAAGCTGTAGAACTTGCTAAAACTTATGGTGATGAAAATACAAAAGGATTCATAAATGGAATACTTGCAAATTTAATAAAAAAATAAAATTAAAATGCACCTACGGGTGCGTTTTGCTTAATTGAAAGGATATGAATGAAAGTTATTGTTGTTGGAAATGGTAAAGTTGGAAAATCTGTTATAGAACAGCTTTATACAGAAGGACATGATATTACTGTTATAGATAAAAAAATGCAAAGATTAGAAGAAATAAATAATAGTCTAGATGTTTTATGTATAAATGGTGATGGAATAGATAATGAGGTGTTAATAGAAGCTGGCGTACCAAATGCAGATCTTGTAATTGC
Coding sequences:
- a CDS encoding DNA polymerase III subunit alpha, whose product is MSFVNIKLHTEYSLLEGVGSIEEYINKAKKYNQNILGITDTNMFASMYFYNECIANDIKPIIGFEVYIPGVNADGFHALTVYARNLEGLKEISKLSTISYEKRKLNFLNVDIEDIKSCKNIYVLSGGVKGEVIQYILNNDYYNAKKTLEFLKETFENFFFEVPLFDITKEQREYIYTLYRESGVSPIYTNDVYYVDPDDKILQKVFSAIKENRSINSVNNDIKLNGLYFKSENEILNLYPKDLEEKGINNLKTLCEDIDVLLGEDKVEFPRVDIPNNMSDREYIEYLINNKINEKYEKNIEKAKERVKYELDIIDEMGYIKYFLIVHDFINYAKKNDIYVGPGRGSAAGSIISYLLDITEVDPLKYDLIFERFLNPQRISMPDIDVDIEQERRMDLIEYIKHKYSPRNVSQIITFSTFKPALAIKDVARVLEIPEKNIRGLINKSSKLGFDNLGEFQEKYSYLINIAKRIENKVKNMSTHAAGVIITKKDMRENLPLVYDDYTKDYQIQYEANILEKLGYLKMDILGLKNLNIVKSTVKKLGLDIDVYNLPYEKEAFDLMNKGNVLGIFQSESTGMRSLAMQLKVNSIDDIALLLALYRPGPLESGYIPNLIEVKNKVKKIEYLHPILEKVLSPTYGMLVYQEQVMQLAQDISNYSLAEADELRKAIGKKNPEILKINRETFINRAIIPKDIASKIYDLIEKFGNYGFNKAHAISYAIITYQTLYFKAKYPKEFYSSVLTTELKVEKKLINAFLEMLKKKIYLLEPSVSKSGFEYEVEGNNIRMPLSALKEMSEKTAKDILNERNKNGEFKDIFDFVLRCKFLNKSNLEGLIYSGALDEFGYNRKTLINNLGDLSKWVDKKIKMEKDIHSVLFLNNEVNVEEYKFKKFDEYSFKELVDIEKEYMKISLRTQKILNENIYSRIFNNDDKVFVGYIEKVTNRVTRNNDLMANIIINNHNGSEEYMIFPKDYIKYSNIINEGSIHIFVLGILDDNKKFISQVHETDNLKNFMLSLKIEDENFDKRNELIDIIKKNKGNNSIKIYKKVDGKYLVSKMESKYNIAINDQVLKELIDLLGEENIRISLNK
- a CDS encoding Asp23/Gls24 family envelope stress response protein, which gives rise to MSNIGKIELAPSVIVDIVLESINELKGVASVAEKASKSEPITLLKNIVNVGHNRYIEVELGETECVIDLGLNVYYGENIVETVREFQELVKENVEKLTGVKVKEINVKVSNIIKRNEDKNTEEVENV
- the amaP gene encoding alkaline shock response membrane anchor protein AmaP → MFKFLNNLIKFLIFVCLGGLVYITFSDFFLYTTYYQDFLLEFQNYQDYLIYIGFIALAYMIIVVFSMIEKLFKKDKVVRSKGSNGEVEVSLDTINDISRKFLESKVVVKNAKVESESRGSKVNIYANVETFNTENLNEKISVLQNELREYIALMTGVVVKNVNIKIVKINSETIIETSELDDTPLNSVTDEEIELDSEQI
- the nusB gene encoding transcription antitermination factor NusB; protein product: MTQREIRNEIFKLLFEHELMTTDLLERHKEVLDGLDISKSKKEFFNNYILKLNEHKKEILDEINKNVKGWSYSSLGNIEKVILQMSFYEILIEKIGEEIAINEAVELAKTYGDENTKGFINGILANLIKK